From the genome of Danio aesculapii chromosome 16, fDanAes4.1, whole genome shotgun sequence, one region includes:
- the oprd1b gene encoding opioid receptor, delta 1b codes for MEPPTVTVSDFSERDPLFLYNSSFLEEPAGLLSNWSGGSSELKAVRGSSAVAIAVSITALYSVICVVGLIGNVLVMYGVVRYTKMKTATNIYIFNLALADALATSTLPFQSAKYLMGTWPFGELLCKVVVAIDYYNMFTSIFTLTMMSVDRYIAVCHPVRALDFRTPVKAKIINICVWILSSAVGFPIMVMAVTKELDSGKTICMLKFPEPEWYWDTVTKICVFIFAFVFPVLVITVCYGLMILRLKSVRLLSGSKEKDRNLRRITRMVLVVVAAFIICWTPIHIFIIIKTVVEIDQKNLLVVACWHLCIALGYMNSSLNPVLYAFLDENFKRCFRDFCLPFRTRMEQSSFSRARSVIREPISVCAKSESIKQPT; via the exons ATGGAGCCTCCAACAGTGACTGTCAGCGATTTTTCCGAGCGTGATCCTTTATTTCTGTACAACTCGAGCTTTCTGGAGGAGCCTGCGGGACTTCTGTCCAACTGGAGCGGAGGAAGCAGTGAGCTGAAGGCGGTGAGAGGCAGCAGTGCGGTCGCTATCGCTGTCTCCATCACTGCGCTATACTCAGTGATCTGCGTTGTGGGACTCATTGGAAATGTGCTGGTTATGTACGGAGTGGTCAG GTACACAAAGATGAAAACTGCAACCAACATATACATCTTCAACCTGGCATTAGCCGATGCGTTGGCCACCAGTACATTGCCCTTCCAGAGTGCCAAATACCTCATGGGCACTTGGCCGTTTGGTGAGCTCTTGTGCAAAGTGGTCGTTGCTATTGACTATTACAACATGTTTACCAGTATTTTCACACTGACGATGATGAGTGTGGACCGCTATATTGCCGTGTGTCATCCGGTGAGAGCCCTGGACTTCCGCACACCCGTCAAAGCGAAGATCATCAACATCTGCGTCTGGATTCTGTCCTCCGCTGTCGGCTTTCCCATCATGGTGATGGCTGTTACTAAAGAATTAGACTCAG GCAAAACAATCTGCATGCTGAAATTCCCAGAGCCAGAATGGTACTGGGACACCGTGACCAAGATCTGCGTTTTTATTTTTGCCTTCGTGTTTCCCGTCCTGGTGATCACCGTCTGCTATGGCCTGATGATCCTGCGGCTGAAGAGCGTGCGCTTGCTCTCCGGCTCCAAAGAGAAGGACAGGAACCTCCGGCGCATCACCCGCATGGTTTTAGTGGTGGTGGCGGCCTTCATCATCTGCTGGACCCCAATccacatcttcatcatcatcaagaCTGTGGTGGAGATCGACCAGAAGAACCTGCTGGTGGTGGCCTGCTGGCATCTGTGCATCGCTCTGGGCTACATGAACAGCAGCCTCAACCCGGTCCTCTACGCCTTCCTGGATGAGAACTTCAAGAGGTGCTTCAGAGATTTCTGCTTGCCTTTTCGCACTCGCATGGAGCAGAGCAGCTTTTCCAGAGCCCGCAGCGTCATCAGAGAGCCCATCTCAGTCTGCGCCAAATCGGAATCAATCAAGCAGCCCACATGA